Proteins co-encoded in one Oncorhynchus kisutch isolate 150728-3 linkage group LG1, Okis_V2, whole genome shotgun sequence genomic window:
- the LOC109871451 gene encoding cysteinyl leukotriene receptor 2-like, producing MPLATTPWLETSHWLDSTLPPVTLPLSNHTVKTLTSNQSCRGEDEVFKYRAYTVTYLLVFPIALLFNSGALFVFLRLKSKRSPSSILMTNLALSDACFSLTLPFRLAYYFRGAHWDLPDWLCRLCVFCFYLNLYTSILFLTGLSVLRWLAVLKPLHHRALATPHRASLACLGIWLFVGGTSVPFLFSGTRVRAGLTRCFEPRNSASWKRIFILNYVGVTFGFLIPFVTILGCYGSIIRRLTATAINQKLQTGSLKSSHVRRHRQSLCLVAMVICTFLMCFLPYHVARSMHLHAVVGGWGCVVTATQQRVLVVTLCLAAANSVLNPLLYYCAGKSFRTTIRNASSRRRSLSSLTQGSLLYSHRKRSIPTKPTMLDTPLAQPLSLPESIPDTLSPVNNSP from the exons ATGCCCCTTGCCACAA CTCCGTGGCTTGAAACTTCCCACTGGCTTGACTCCACCCTTCCACCAGTGACCCTTCCCCTTAGCAACCACACGGTGAAGACATTGACTAGCAACCAGTCCTGTAGGGGTGAGGATGAGGTCTTTAAATACAGAGCCTACACCGTCACCTATCTACTTGTGTTCCCCATAGCATTGCTTTTCAACAGCGGAGCGCTGTTCGTGTTCCTGCGACTGAAGTCCAAACGCTCTCCCTCTTCCATTCTCATGACCAACCTTGCCCTATCAGACGCATGCTTCTCCCTTACCCTGCCGTTTCGATTGGCCTACTACTTCAGGGGCGCTCACTGGGACCTCCCTGATTGGCTGTGCCGACTCTGTGTGTTCTGCTTCTACCTCAACCTCTACACCAG CATTCTCTTCCTGACTGGACTGAGTGTGCTCCGTTGGCTGGCCGTGCTGAAGCCTCTTCATCATCGAGCCTTGGCCACGCCCCACCGAGCTTCATTGGCCTGTTTGGGCATCTGGTTGTTTGTGGGTGGAACTTCGGTACCCTTCCTATTTTCGGGGACCAGGGTGAGGGCAGGACTAACACGCTGCTTCGAGCCCCGTAACTCCGCCTCCTGGAAGAGGATCTTCATTCTCAACTACGTGGGCGTGACATTCGGCTTCCTGATCCCATTCGTCACCATCCTTGGTTGCTACGGCAGCATCATCCGCCGACTGACAGCTACAGCCATAAACCAGAAGCTACAGACAGGAAGCCTGAAGAGTAGCCATGTGAGACGTCATCGCCAGTCTCTGTGTCTAGTCGCCATGGTGATCTGCACATTTCTAATGTGCTTCCTGCCCTATCACGTGGCTCGCTCGATGCACCTGCACGCGGTGGTGGGCGGGTGGGGCTGCGTTGTTACTGCAACACAGCAGCGGGTGTTGGTGGTGACGCTATGTCTGGCGGCGGCCAACAGCGTGCTGAACCCTCTGTTGTATTACTGTGCCGGGAAGTCCTTCAGAACGACCATACGCAATGCCTCGTCACGACGAcggtccctctcctccctcactcagGGCAGCTTGCTGTACTCTCATAGGAAGAGGAGTATTCCAACAAAACCCAcaatgctagacacacccctcgCTCAACCCCTATCCCTTCCCGAGTCCATACCAGACACACTCAGCCCTGTGAACAACAGTCCATAA